The genomic segment ACAGGACTGTACGCCTCGTGTGATGGCTCCATGACAGGACTGTACGCCTCGTGTGATGGCTCCATGACAGGACTCTACACCTCGTGTGATGGCTACATGAAAGGACTCTACACCTCGTGTGATGGCTCCATGACAGGACTGTACACCTGGTGTGATGGCTTCATGACAGGACTGTACACCTCGTGTGATGGCTCCATCACAGGACTGTACACCTCGTATTATGGCTTCATGACAGGACTGTACACCTCGTGTGATGGCTCCATGACAGGACTGTACACCTCGTGTGATGGCTCCATGACAGGACTGTACACCTCGTGTGATGGCTCCATGACAGGACTGTACACCTGGTGGGATGGCTTCATGACAGGACTGTACACCTCGTGTAATGGCTTCATGACAGGACTATGAGCCTCATGTGGTGGCTTCATGACAGAACTATGAGCCTCATGTGATGGCTCCATGACAGGACTGTACTCCTTATGTGATGGCTCCATGACAGGACTGTACACCTCGTGTGAAGGTTTCATGACAGGACTGTACACCTCGTGTGATGGCTTCACAACAGGACTGTACACCTCGTGTGATGGCTTCATGACAGGACTATGAGCCTCATGTGATGGCTCCATGACAGGACTCTACACCTCGTGTGATGGCTCCATGACAGGACTGTACACCTCGTGTGATGGCTTCATGACAGGACTCTGTGCATCAAGTGATGGCTCCATGACAGGACTGTACACCTTGTGTGATGGCTTCATGACAGGACTATGTTTTGTGTGATGGTTTCATGACTGGAACGTGACTGGAACATGCATGGCTTTATAGCAGGACTTTACACCTCGTGTGATGGCTCCATGACAGGACTCTATACCTCGTGTGATGGCTCCATGACAGGACTGTACACCTCGTGTGATGGCTCCATGACAGGACAGTACACCTTGTGTGATGGCTCCATGACAGGACTGTACACCTCGTGTGATGGCTCCATGACAGGACTGTACACCTCGTGTGATGGCTCCATGACAGGACTCTGTGCATCAAGTGATGGCTCCATGACAGGACTGTACACCTTGTGTGATGGCTTCATGACAGGACTATGTTTTGTGTGATGAATTCATGACAGGACTACATGCCTTGTGTGATGGCTACATAACAGGGACATGAATCTCCTGTGATGGCTTTATAACAGGACCATAAACCTTTGTGATGGCTCCATGACAGGACTTTACACTTCGTGTGATGTCTCCATGACAGGACTGTACACCTCATGTGATGGCTTCATGACAGGACTCTACACCTCGTGGGATGGTTCCATGACAGGACTGTACACCTCGTGTGATGGTTCCATGATAGGACTGTACACCTCGTGTGATGGTTCCATGACAGGACTCTACACCTCGTGTGATGGTTCCATGACAGGACTGTACACCTCGTGTGATGGTTCCATGACAGGACTCTACACCTCGTGTGATGGTTCCATGACAGGACTGTACACCTCGTGTGATGGCTTCATGACAGGACTCTACACCTCGTGTGATGGTTTCATGACAGGACTGTACACCTCGTGCGATGGTTCCATGACAGGACTGTACACCTCGTGTGATGGCTTCATGACAGGACTGTACACCTCGTGTGATGGCTTCATGACAGGACTGTACACCTCGTGTGATGGCTTCATGACAGGACTGTACACCTTGTGTGATGGCTCCATGACAGGACTGTACACCTCGTGTGATGGCTCCATGACAGGACTTTACACCTCGTGTGATGGCTCCATGACAGGACTGTACACCTCGTGTGATGGCTCCATGACTGGACTGTACACCTCGTGTGATGGCTTCATGACAGGACTGTACACCTCGTGTGATGGCTCCATGACAGGACTGTACACCTCGTGTGATGGCTCCATGACAGGACTGTACACCTCGTGTGATGGCTCCATGACAGGACTGTACACCTCGTGTGATGGCTCCATGACAGGACTGTACACCTCGTGTGATGGCTACATGAAAGGACTCTACACCTCGTGTGATGGCTCCATGACAGGACTGTACACCTCGTGTGATGGCTTCATgacaggactctacaccttgtgTGATGGCTTCATGACAGGACTGTACACCTCGTGTGATGGCTACATGACAGGACTGTACACCTCGTGTGAAGGTTTCATGACAGGACTGTACACCTGGTGGGATGGCTTCATGACAGGACTGTACACCTCGTGTAATGGCTTCATGACAGGACTATGAGCCTCATGTGGTGGCTTCATGACAGAACTATGAGCCTCATGTGATGGCTCCATGACAGGACTGTACTCCTTATGTGATGGCTCCATGACAGGACTGTACACCTCGTGTGAAGGTTTCATGACAGGACTGTACACCTCGTGTGATGGCTTCACAACAGGACTGTACACCTCGTGTGATGGCTTCATGACAGGACTGTACACCTCGTGTGATGGCTCCATGACAGGACTGTACACCTCGTGTGATGGCTTCATGACAGGACTGTACACCTCATGTGATGGCTCCATGACAGGACTCTACACCTCGTGTGATGGCTCCATGACAGGACTGTACACCTCGTGTGATGGCTTCATGACAGGACTGTACACCTCGTGTGATGGCTCCATGACAGGACTGTACACCTCGTGTGATGGCTTCATGACAGGACTGTACACCTCGTGTGATGGCTCCATGACAGGACTGTACACCTCGTGTGAAGGTTTCATGACAGGACTGTACACCTGGTGTGATGGCTTCATGACAGGACTGTACACCTCGTGTAATGGCTTCATGACAGGACTATGAGCCTCATGTGATGGCTGCATGACAGGACTATGAGCCTCATGTGATGGCTTCATGACAGGACTATGAGCCTCATGTGATGGCTCCATGACAGGACTGTGCATCTCGTGTGATGGCTTCATGACAGGACTGTACACCTCGTGTGATGGCTCCATGACCGGACTGTACTCCTCGTGTGATGGCTCCATGACAGGACTGTACACCTCATGTGATGGCTTCATGACAGGACTGTACACCTCGTGTGATGGCTCCATGACCGGACTGTACACCTCGTGTGATGGCTCCATGACAGGACTGTACACCTCGTGTGATGGCTCCATGACAGGACTGTACACCTTTTGTGATGAATTCATGACAGGACTGTACACCTTATGTGATGGCTCCATGACAGGACTGTACACCTCGTGTGATGGCTCCATGACAGGACTGTACATCTTGTGTGATGGCTCCATGACAGGACTGTACACCTCGTGTGATGGCTCCATGACAGGACTGTACACCTCGTGTGATGGCTCCATGACAGGACTGTACACCTCATGTGGTGGCTTCATGACAGGACTACGTCTTGTGTGATGAATTAATGACAGGACTGTACACCTCGTGTGATGGCTCCATGACAGCTCCATGTCCCTCATGAGATGAGGTTATTCCTTAGGCCTCAGTGAATGATCTAATAGAAGTGATCCAGGCCCAGAAGGTAAGGCCTGGGTGCTGACTTGTGACTGTCGCCCATGCgtcactcctccccctccctgcacctacAGCTTCTCATTACTGAACTCAATCACATTTTCTAATTACGACACAAAAAACGCTGAGTGATTACGAGATCCGTTCTCTGATCCCCTCCTGGAGCCCAGACATTCACTCATATGGATCGCACAATTCTCTGATACATTGTTACCATTTTTCTCTATTTATTTCCTGTTGCCtatacaggtgaatatatctattgttctctgttatcagccatgtcaggaggggagaggtgactgtaggacaggagacTTATATCGCTCCTGCAGTATTATAAGCTGCTGATTTTGAGGGTTATTGGCCCTTTAACGGTTTTACAAGACCCATCATCCCCCTTGGTTTTCGCTCTGGTAATCGCTCGGCGGCTCTTAGCACAAGTCCGGCTGTTTTATTAATGAGGGTAAAGGACAGATCTGTAATTGTATCTTGtgctgtgtgtacagtatatagaatattacagtatatataatagtacagttTATACAGTGGgggtcaaaagtttgggcaccccaggtaaaaaattttattaatgtgcataaagaagccaaggaaagatggaaaaatctccaaaaggcatcaaattacagattagacattcttataatatgtcaacaaaagttagattttatttccatcatttacactttcaaaataacagaaaacaaaaaaatggcgtctgcaaaagtttgggcaccctgcagaatttatagcatgcactgccccctttacaaagctgagacctgccagtgtcatggattgttctcaatcatcatctgggaagaccaggtgatgtcaatctcaaaggttttaaatgcccagactcatctgactttgccccaacaatcagcaccatgggttcttctaagcagttgtctagaaatctgaaactgaaaatagttgacgctcacaaagctggagaaggctataagaagatagcaaaacattttcagatgtcaatatcctctgttcggaatgtaattaagaaaagcagtcatcaggaacagtggcagttaaagtaagatctggaagaccaagaaaaatatcagacagaacagctcgcaggattgtgagaaaaacaattcaaaacccacgtttgactacacaatccctccagaaagatctggcagacactggagttgtggtacactattccactataaagagatacttgtacaaatatggtcttcatggaagagtcatcagaagaaaacctcttctacgtcctcaacacaaaaatcagcgtttgaactttgcaaatgaacatatagacaagcctgatgcattttggaaacaagttctgtggaccgatgaggttaaaattgaactttttggccggaatgagcaaaggtacgtttggagaagaaggggaacagaatttaatgaaaagaaccactgtccaactgttaagcatgggggtggatcaatcatgctttggggttgtattgcagccagtgacacagggaacatctcacgagtagaaggaaaaatggattcaataaaatttcagcaaattttggatgctaacttgatgccatctttgaaaaatctgaagttaaagagaggatggcttctacaaatggataatgatcctaaacacaccccgaaatccacgggggattacatcaagaggcgtaaactgaaggttttgccatggccttcgcaATCTACTGACCTCAAcatcattgaaaatctatggatagaccttaaaagagcagtgcgtgacagacagcccagaaatttcaaagaactggaagacttttgtaaggaagaatgggcaaagatacctcaaacaagaattgaaagactcttggctgctacaaaaagcgtttacaagctgtgatacttaccaaagggggcagtacaagatattaactctgcagggtgcccagacttttgcagacaccatttttttgttttctgttattttgaaagtgaaaatgatggaaataaaatgtaacttttggtgacatattataagaatgtctaatctgtaatttgatgccttttggagatttttccatctttccttggcttctttatgcacattaatacacatttttacctggggtgcccaaacttttgatccccactgtatataatagtacagtacagtgtatatatgatagtacagtgtatataaattattacagtatatataatagtacagtgtatataatagtacagtgtatataatagtacagtatatataatagtacagtaatagtacagtatatataatagtacagtatatataatagtacagtaatagtacagtatatattatagtaGTGTAtgtaatagtacagtatatatgatagtacagtgtatataatagtacagtatatataatagtacagtgtatataatagtacagtaatagtacagtatatataatagtacagtgtatataatagtacagtaatagtacagtatatataatagtacagtgtatataatagtacagtttatatataatagtacagtgtatatgatagtacagtgtatataatagtacagtaatagtacagtatatataatagtagtgtatataatagtacagtttatatataatagtacagtgtatataatagtacagtatatataatagtacagtaatagtacagtatatataatagtacagtatatataatagtacagtaatagtacagtatatattatagtaGTGTAtgtaatagtacagtatatatgatagtacagtgtatataatagtacagtatatataatagtacagtgtatataatagtacagtaatagtacagtatatataatagtacagtaatagtacagtatatataatagtacagtgtatataatagtacagtaatagtacagtatatataatagtacagtgtatataatagtacagtttatatataatagtacagtgtatatgatagtacagtgtatataatagtacagtgtatataatagtacagtgtatatgatagtacagtgtatataatagtacagtgtatataatagtacagtgtatatgatagtacagtgtatataatagtacagtaatagtacagtatatataatagtacagtgtatatgatagtacagtaatagtacagtgtatataatagtacagtgtatataatagtacagtTTATATAtgatagtacagtgtatatataatagtacagtgtatataatagtacagtgtatataatagtacagtgtacataatagtacagtatatattatagtacagtgtatataaccGCTGCCCCTATCAGTAATGGCGCTGCAGGATGATGGGAGTAAGAGCTGTTGGAGGTTGTAGTCATACTTGGGCCGTGGTTTGTGAGAAGTCCCAGTGTCCACATAAGAGGACAGCAATGCTATACGTGACAGTGGGGCCCTTGGTAGAGACTTTGTGTTAGGGCCCAGGCTTATAGCTCCagaagtgtgtgacagacaggaaTGGCGGCAGCGCTGTGTGATTGTCGCTTCGTGTAATAACAGGATCAGTCTCCGTCTCATTCACACATCTGAGAAAATTACAGACTGGAGAAGAAGAACCTGTCGAGGAGGAAATGACtgaggagcgggggggggggggggggatcctgggGCTCCGACTTCATCTG from the Hyla sarda isolate aHylSar1 chromosome 8, aHylSar1.hap1, whole genome shotgun sequence genome contains:
- the LOC130285258 gene encoding uncharacterized protein LOC130285258, encoding MELSWSHHTRCTVLSLIHHTRRSPVMKPPHEVYSPVMEPSHEVYSPVMEPSHEVYSPVMEPSHKMYSPVMEPSHEVYSPVMEPSHKVYSPVMNSSQKVYSPVMEPSHEVYSPVMEPSHEVYSPVMEPSHEVYSPVMKPSHEVYSPVMEPSHEEYSPVMEPSHEVYSPVMKPSHEMHSPVMEPSHEAHSPVMKPSHEAHSPVMQPSHEAHSPVMKPLHEVYSPVMKPSHQVYSPVMKPSHEVYSPVMEPSHEVYSPVMKPSHEVYSPVMEPSHEVYSPVMKPSHEVYSPVMEPSHEV